A window of the Archocentrus centrarchus isolate MPI-CPG fArcCen1 chromosome 9, fArcCen1, whole genome shotgun sequence genome harbors these coding sequences:
- the cabin1 gene encoding calcineurin-binding protein cabin-1 isoform X4 encodes MIRIAALNAASTAADESQDPLRNSKSQTKEAQEAEAFALYHKALDLQKHDKFEESAKAYHELLKTPLLKEAMPSDDQRVGLKHPGLMLKYSTFKNLASMAASRDDLETAIEFYLEAVMLDSTDVNMWYKIGQVAVRLVRIPLARHAFEEGLHCNPDHWPCLDNLITILYTLSDYTCCLYFISKALEKDHCYTKGLVLKEKIFEEQPCLKRDTMQMFMKCDMSIHYVEVEEEERKSIVEEGLEIRRRRQALSLSEPKPDLVLIQPIRSLSWKHLGESLLAMYRHQTTCEPPRPSLGRRIDLSEYRDPNVLQNLPQPSSPVSMGQTTVLSSSPSSSLPPVVFTEPAVVLQPGTQPQTITSQTTVEVNTSAPPLVTAMEVSLTDKVKKAPKRKRVVEDSGETAKRRSARVRNTKCKKEEKIDFQELLFKYLPSRLKKFDPDNDDESLSNLETQCDGKDNIQTLHGSCLPVDSVEYMKSEQQDVHNFLLDNMTNGGILDLMMQYLKAVGQKFMEEWPRGLTAVVLEVYQTWRKHSSGLPNPLLRDCSNQHIRGMLTMSLACMELQLEQWLHSKGKTATPRRSGSCPGNNTTDSEFPGQHFQGDLLLLALGASQRDLYEDDWLDVMVRVYWLKARFQALQGDMELALESYDVCIGLLQNKPKSPDGKHYTINLPNLRVDAAISVEEIDKRLKSLERCQSLEEIQRLFEASDFESVVRLLQPTLNYGSRSKPLEFVSSTPERPAQLTLLQNSLLKLQDYQQCLECSELALNEALQQLNSAPSSSPPSKEEWVSTIVKLLDGIEVCFNKESELLSNVPHFSSMARLANNLIQLIDLSMTISDDPKEPFFFSVLPWIILYRVIKHEEAAFHCMLRQHMSVGDDEDDSDTPMLPSSLMLLNTAHEYLGRRSLCCNSDGALLKFFVRVLEKEFATSTNNDSHPYKEELEMALEQCFFCLYAYPSKKSKARYLEDHSSPQVELLWSDAPFMFQYFKPKSLPEFDSYKTSTVSAELANLLRRFASIAPPSDTPVLTMDEVAGYIEGMTEKAPCLPEGSAPAPPIINEMYYLLADYHFKNKEQSKAIKFYMHDICVCPNRFDSWAGMALARASRIQDKLNSNELKSDVPIWKHSQAVLDCFKRALEIDSSNLSLWIEYGTISYALHSFASRQLKQWRSELPPEMVKQMEERRDSMLETAFQCFQGASRCEGDSDEEEWLIHYMLGKIAEKRRQPPVGYLQLYKKAAHYLHEEAARYPRKIHYHNPPDLAMEALELHFRLGATILKLLEAKEPDLDHELLFNLLVEAATGPFARGEEKSMPSMPRAHEKEKQPSMMDEDFNCSSVCIGNVLSSSLPSLATPASPEFDHDYCLPRSSIWLASLNERSQDSEVVLLSDSNSTQDAFTDPASSQDSSHKLASGKASSLSSESTTPVKDGQPASEDTASRGEHPGIQTEEKVIQEEIEGVVVVVSEAAAPKVSLDPCPNPIPVPATPPKPTSSQQATPQTPVSEGKRKPEPPAEVIEVPKALPSDRGDQKRMLVEMCVRALFLCLGRFPQHYKSLYRLAFFYANSKTHQNLQWARDVLLGSSVPWQQLKHMPAQGLFCERNKTNLFNGIWRIPVDEIDRPGSFASHMNRSIVLLLEVLSQLKDHDTLLKVSFMLQRTPDQGKKYLRDVDRQVLAKRAFFLTVKVLEDNLNSLTGVSEQLQKAPVASMGEMTTTDTSNKPSSDDSKHAVPKKPGLTEGTCATDTGPREASQAQLTPAPPISIDKGSKIQEGYSGKAETAGNEGHKAVPEEPMELDTGHWRKPSNTTDSQGTQTEAETSVSGVEPKQKVTDITRTPELSLEELSISSRQQQLQASAPKLTVAAGGTDQGLLRKPNRKRKLLEDVESGKTLLLDAYRVWQQGQKVMTYDLGRVEKIMSETYMLIKQVDEDVALDQAVKFCQIQLATSAQRQQAASDAPTTPKYTKEHRDLFFPASLPTPVLLSHSTCHPLSTQDSQAKVVYEPLSKLPRPQTSGFHDQPQHRRGASHSAAAMAFLPHTEEREEPAEGLLYRQQESHLCQQMKLATVSQQGQESTAGWFQEETATCSTQLCPDQQQYASNDQSKLPDPSRIRSRVPPNMPKLFIPSTVTKFPPEITVTPPTPTLLSPKGSISEETKQRLKNVILSSQSAATVKKDTLSQPALEVQETSSQESSLESESDEEDDYMDI; translated from the exons ATG ATTCGCATTGCAGCACTAAATGCTGCTTCGACAGCTGCAGATGAGTCTCAAGACCCCCTGAGAAACAGCAAGAGTCAGACAAAAGAGGCTCAA GAAGCAGAGGCATTCGCTTTATATCACAAAGCTTTGGATCTGCAAAAACATGATAAATTTGAGGAGTCTGCCAAGGCCTACCATGAGCTTCTCAAAACTCCGCTGCTCAAAGAG GCCATGCCCTCGGATGATCAGAGAGTGGGCCTCAAGCACCCCGGACTGATGCTAAAATATTCAACTTTTAAAAATCTGGCTAGTATGGCTGCATCACGGGATGACTTAGAGACCGCTATTGAGTTTTATTTAGAG GCTGTTATGTTGGATTCCACTGATGTGAACATGTGGTACAAAATTGGCCAGGTGGCTGTGCGACTGGTGCGCATTCCTCTGGCTCGTCATGCATTTGAGGAGGGATTGCACTGTAACCCTGACCACTGGCCCTGCCTGGACAACCTCATAACTATCCTCTACACACTCAGTGACTATACCT GCTGTTTGTACTTCATTTCCAAAGCCCTAGAGAAGGACCATTGTTACACCAAAGGCCTGGTGTTGAAGGAAAAAATCTTTGAGGAGCAGCCTTGTCTGAAGAGGGATACAATGCAGATGTTCATGAAATG cgaTATGTCAATTCACTATGTGGAAGTAGAAGAAGAGGAACGCAAATCCATTGTGGAAGAGGGCCTAGAGATACGGAGGCGCAGGCAGGCTCTCTCTCTTAGTGAACCAAAACCTGACCTGGTCCTGATTCAGCCCATCCGCTCCCTCTC ATGGAAACATCTGGGTGAAAGTCTTCTTGCAATGTACAGACATCAGACCACGTGTGAGCCACCACGCCCGAGTCTTGGCCGCAGAATTGACTTGTCAGAGTACCGTGACCCAAACGTCCTCCAAAACCTCCCCCAGCCGAGCAGCCCTGTCAGTATGGGCCAGACCACAGTGCTGAGCAGCAGCCCCAGTTCATCCCTTCCTCCTGTGGTCTTCACTGAGCCAGCGGTGGTGCTCCAGCCTGGCACTCAACCTCAAACTATCACCAGTCAGACCACGGTAGAAGTCAACACCTCTGCGCCACCTCTTG TTACAGCAATGGAAGTGTCACTCACAGATAAGGTGAAGAAGGCTCCAAAAAGGAAACGCGTGGTAGAAGATAGCGGGGAAACGGCAAAGCGACGCTCGGCGCGTGTTCGAAACACTAAATGCAAAAAGGAAGAGAAGATTGATTTTCAGGAACTGCTTTTTAAATACCTACCTTCCAG ACTAAAGAAATTTGATCCTGATAACGATGATGAGAGTCTTAGTAATCTCGAGACACAGTGTGATGGGAAGGACAACATACAGACTCTGCATGGGAGTTGCTTGCCTGTTGACTCAGTTGAATACATGAAGTCTG AACAACAAGATGTCCACAACTTTCTGCTTGATAATATGACCAATGGTGGTATACTGGACCTGATGATGCAATATCTGAAAGCAGTAGGTCAGAAGTTCATGGAGGAGTGGCCTCGAGGTTTGACTGCTGTGGTGCTGGAGGTCTATCAGACCTGGAGGAAGCACAGTAGCGGTCTTCCTAATCCTCTGCTTCGGGATTGCAGCAACCAGCACATCCGG GGAATGCTGACAATGAGCTTGGCCTGTATGGAACTGCAGTTGGAGCAGTGGTTACACAGCAAAGGGAAGACTG CTACTCCAAGAAGAAGTGGCAGCTGTCCTGGAAACAATACAACTGACTCAGAATTTCCTGGGCAACACTTCCAGGGTGATTTATTACTCCTAGCTCTGGGTGCATCCCAAAGAGATCTGTATGAGGATGACTGGCTGGATGTCATGGTACGAGTTTATTGGCTAAAGGCACGATTCCAGGCCCTGCAG GGGGACATGGAATTGGCCCTTGAGAGCTATGATGTCTGTATAGGGCTTTTGCAGAACAAACCAAAGAGCCCAGATGGGAAACACTACACAATCAACCTGCCTAACCTACGTGTAGATGCAGCAATCTCTGTAGAGGAG ATTGACAAAAGGCTGAAGAGTCTGGAGCGTTGTCAGTCTTTGGAAGAGATCCAGCGTCTCTTTGAGGCATCAGACTTCGAGTCTGTGGTGCGTCTGCTGCAGCCCACTCTTAATTATGGGAGCAGGAGCAAACCTCTGGAGTTTGTGAGCTCCACGCCTGAGCGTCCCGCACAGTTGACGCTACTGCAG AATTCTCTGTTGAAGCTGCAGGACTACCAGCAGTGTTTGGAGTGCAGCGAGCTGGCTTTGAATGAAGCCCTCCAGCAGCTCAACTCTGCTCCCAGCAGCTCTCCACCTAGCAAGGAGGAGTGGGTTAGCACCATTGTGAAGTTGCTAGATGGCATTGAGGTCTGCTTCAATAAAGAGTCTGAGCTGCTGAGCAATGTCCCCCACTTCTCTAGTATGGCTCGACTGGCAAACAACTTAATTCAG CTGATTGATCTTAGCATGACCATATCTGATGATCCCAAGGAGCCGTTTTTCTTCTCGGTCCTGCCTTGGATTATCCTGTATCGCGTTATCAAGCACGAAGAGGCTGCTTTTCACTGTATGCTTCGACAGCATATGTCTGTAGGGGATGATGAAG ATGACTCAGACACTCCCATGCTGCCCTCCTCCCTGATGCTTCTGAACACAGCCCATGAGTATCTTGGCCGTCGTTCCTTGTGCTGCAACTCCGATGGAGCGCTTCTCAAATTTTTT GTTCGAGTtttggaaaaagagtttgcaaCCTCTACCAACAATGACTCTCATCCCTACAAGGAGGAGTTGGAAATGGCCTTGGAACAGtgctttttctgtttatatGCCTACCCCAGTAAAAAGAGCAAGGCCCGCTACCTTGAGGATCATTCATCTCCACAG GTTGAGCTTCTGTGGAGTGATGCCCCCTTCATGTTCCAGTATTTCAAACCAAAGTCGCTGCCTGAGTTTGACAGCTATAAGACAAGCACAGTGTCTGCAGAATTGGCCAATTTGCTGAGGAGGTTTGCAAGCATCGCCCCCCCAAGTGACACTCCCGTCCTCACAATGGATGAAGTGGCAGGCTACATCGAGGGCATGACAGAAAAG GCCCCATGCCTTCCTGAGGGCAGTGCTCCTGCACCTCCAATCATCAATGAGATGTACTACCTGCTGGCTGATTATCATTTTAAGAACAAGGAGCAGTCCAAAGCCATCAAGTTCTACATGCATGACATATGTGTTTGTCCTAACAG GTTTGACTCCTGGGCAGGTATGGCTTTAGCGAGGGCCAGCCGTATCCAAGACAAGCTCAACTCTAACGAGCTGAAAAGCGACGTTCCCATATGGAAGCACTCCCAGGCAGTGCTTGACTGCTTTAAGAGGGCCCTGGAGATCGATAGCTCCAATCTGTCTCTGTGGATCGAGTATGGTACCATATCATATGCGCTGCATTCATTTGCTTCACGGCAGCTCAAACAGTGGCGCAGTGAGCTTCCTCCTGAGATGGTTAAACAG aTGGAAGAAAGGAGAGACTCCATGTTGGAGACagcatttcagtgttttcagggCGCTTCCCGTTGTGAGGGTGACAGTGATGAAGAGGAGTGGCTGATTCACTACATGCTGGGGAAGATAGCAGAGAAACGGAGACAGCCTCCGGTCGGATATCTGCAGCTTTATAAAAAG GCAGCACACTATCTGCATGAAGAAGCTGCCAGGTACCCTCGGAAAATCCATTACCATAATCCTCCTGACCTGGCCATGGAAGCCCTGGAG TTGCATTTCCGTTTGGGTGCTACCATCCTAAAACTACTAGAAGCTAAAGAGCCAGATCTGGACCACGAGCTCTTGTTTAACTTGCTGGTTGAGGCAGCTACAGGGCCATTTGCAAGGGGAGAAGAGAAGAGTATGCCAAGCATGCCAAGGGCCCATGAGAA GGAGAAACAGCCCTCTATGATGGATGAAGACTTTaactgttcctcagtctgtatAGGGAATGTCCTTAGCTCATCCCTTCCATCACTTGCCACCCCAG CCTCACCAGAGTTTGACCATGATTACTGCCTGCCCAGGTCTTCAATATGGCTGGCTTCCCTGAATG AACGCAGTCAGGACAGTGAGGTTGTCTTACTTTCTGACTCCAACTCCACTCAGGATGCCTTCACAGATCCCGCCAGCTCACAAGACAGCAGCCACAAACTTGCCTCTGGGAAAGCCAGCTCATTGTCATCGGAAAGCACAACCCCGGTGAAGGATGGCCAGCCCGCATCTGAAGACACAG CCTCACGTGGCGAGCATCCCGGCATTCAGACAGAAGAGAAAGTTATCCAGGAAGAAATAGAaggagtggtggtggtggtgtctgAGGCTGCAGCCCCCAAGGTCTCTTTGGACCCCTGTCCTAATCCGATACCTGTGCCAGCTACGCCTCCAAAGCCAACATCTTCTCAGCAGGCTACTCCTCAGACCCCGGTCAGCGAGGGTAAAAGGAAGCCCGAGCCCCCCGCTGAGGTGATAGAAGTGCCCAAAGCCCTGCCTTCAGATCGTGGTGATCAGAAACGAATGCTGGTGGAGATGTGTGTCCGtgctctgtttctctgtcttgGCCGTTTCCCTCAGCACTACAAGAGTCTCTACCGCCTGGCCTTCTTCTATGCAAACAGCAAGACCCATCAG AACCTACAGTGGGCCAGAGATGTGTTGCTAGGAAGCAGTGTCCCATGGCAACAGCTGAAGCACATGCCGGCACAAGGACTTTTCTGTGaaagaaacaagacaaaccTGTTCAAT GGCATCTGGCGTATTCCAGTAGATGAGATTGATCGCCCAGGAAGTTTTGCATCTCATATGAACCGATCCATTGTCCTCTTGCTGGAGGTGCTGTCTCAGCTTAAGGATCACGATACTCTGCTGAAAGTCTCTTTCATGCTGCAGAGAACCCCTGACCAGGGAAA GAAGTATTTACGGGATGTTGATCGCCAGGTTTTGGCCAAGAGAGCATTTTTCCTAACTGTAAAAGTCCTGGAGGACAACCTGAACAGTCTCACTGGG GTGTCTGAGCAGCTTCAGAAAGCGCCTGTGGCCTCCATGGGGGAGATGACCACAACAGACACATCCAACAAGCCCAGTTCAGATGACAGCAAACATGCGGTGCCTAAGAAACCTGGACTCACAGAGGGCACCTGTGCTACTGATACAGGTCCAAGGGAAGCCTCCCAGGCACAACTCACCCCAGCACCACCAATATCAATAGATAAAGGGAGTAAGATTCAGGAGGGCTACTCTGGGAAGGCAGAGACTGCTGGGAATGAGGGGCATAAAGCAGTGCCAGAGGAACCCATGGAGCTGGACACTGGCCACTGGAGGAAACCCTCTAACACCACAGATTCTCAGGGCACCCAAACAGAAGCTGAGACCTCAGTGAGTGGCGTTGAGCCTAAGCAGAAAGTGACTGACATCACCCGGACACCAGAGCTATCTCTGGAGGAGCTAAGCATCAGTtccagacagcagcagctgcaagcCTCAGCACCCAAATTGACTGTGGCAGCAGGCGGGACTGATCAGGGGTTACTACGAAAGCcaaacaggaaaaggaaactTCTAGAGGATGTTGAGTCTGGAAAAACCCTTCTGCTTGATGCATACAGAGTGTGGCAGCAAGGCCAGAAAGTCATGACCTATGACCTGGGACGCGTTGAAAAGATCATGTCAGAGACTTACATGCTTATAAAACAG GTTGATGAGGATGTAGCTCTGGACCAAGCTGTGAAGTTCTGTCAGATACAGTTGGCCACTTCTGCCCAAAGACAG CAGGCTGCAAGCGATGCCCCGACCACACCTAAGTACACCAAGGAGCACCGAGACCTCTTCTTCCCCGCTTCCCTGCCGACCCCCGTCCTGCTCAGCCACTCCACCTGCCACCCTCTGTCCACCCAGGACAGCCAAGCCAAGGTGGTGTACGAGCCCCTGAGCAAGTTGCCCAGACCTCAGACCTCAGGCTTCCACGATCAGCCACAGCACAGGAGAGGAGCCAGCCACTCTGCTGCAGCCATGGCCTTCCTGCCACATACAG AGGAGCGGGAGGAGCCTGCAGAGGGACTTCTGTATCGACAGCAGGAGTCGCACCTTTGTCAGCAGATGAAACTTGCCACTGTATCCCAGCAGGGGCAGGAATCAACAGCAGGCTGGTTTCAGGAGGAAACTGCCACATGTAGCACCCAACTTTGCCCAG ACCAGCAGCAGTATGCCAGCAATGACCAGTCGAAGCTTCCAGACCCCAGCCGAATCCGCTCCCGAGTCCCACCCAACATGCCAAAGCTTTTCATCCCTTCCACCGTTACCAAGTTCCCGCCAGAAATCACAGTAACGCCTCCGACCCCCACGCTTCTCTCCCCCAAAGGCAGCATCTCAGAGGAAACCAAACAAAGACTTAAG AACGTCATCCTGTCGTCCCAGTCTGCAGCCACAGTCAAAAAGGACACTCTGAGCCAGCCGGCGCTGGAGGTGCAGGAGACATCCAGCCAGGAGTCGTCTCTGGAGAGCGAGTCGGACGAGGAGGATGATTACATGGACATCTGA